Part of the Flavobacterium sp. MDT1-60 genome, GATGATATCTCATTGTACTGGCTTACTAACAGTGCAACTTCTGCATCACGAATTTATTGGGAAAACAGAAACATCGAGATCGTTAGTTCGGCTTCAATGAAGACCGATCAGATTAAATTACCGGTTGCAATTACAGTATTTCCGGAAGACGTCTTCACGTCACCAGAAACCTGGGCACGCAAAGCATTCAAAAACCTAATTTATTTTCACGAAGTTGATAAAGGCGGACATTTCGCAGCATGGGAACAACCACAATTGTTTACAGCAGAATTACGCCTTGCATTCAAAACACTTCGATAATTTTGATGCTAAGTGGCTAAGATACAAGATTTTTATCTCAGAACCTTAGAACCTTAGTACCTCAGAATCTTAAAAACAAACAATAATTTTAATAAACACAAAAATGGAAACAAACAATTCAAAAGTGCTTTACACAGCTGTAACGCACACAACAGGGGGTAGAACAGGCGAATCTCGCAGTTCAGATGGTAAATTAGATATCAAACTTTCAACTCCGGGCTCTACAGGTCCGGGTACTAATCCGGAACAATTATTCGCAGCAGGCTGGTCAGCTTGTTTTATTGGAGCGATGGGAAAAGCGGCAGCAAATTTGCAAGTGGGGCTTCCTGCAGGACATTACGTTAGTACAGAGGTTGACTTAGTTTCAGGTGATGATGGGTATTCGTTACAGGCACGTTTAAACATTAGCCTGCCAGGCTTAGATCCTGAAATAGCCAAAAGTATTATAGAAGGTGCATCACAAACTTGTCCTTACTCTAAAGCTATAAAAGGCAATATTAAAACAGAGTATAATCTTATCTAATAAATAGATTTTCTAAAAAGGTCCTGATTCCAATTTTTGGAACAGGGCCTTTTTTCTTTAGTTAAGATGTCTGTTTTACGATTTATCGGTCTTTTATCTCTATTCTATTATCAATTAGAGTTTGTTGTAATCTCATACCCAATCAAGCATAAAACTTCAACTTTATGCCCGTCCATTTCACCTTTTACTTTGTCCATTTGAGCTATTTTCTGATTGTATAAGGACTATTGTCGACATACTTTTGACGAAGAAATTAACTAATAATCAAATAATTAAAACATCAGAAATTATGAAAACAATATCTAATATCAACAGAAACACAATGAAAACAGCAATTTCAAAATTAGTTTTAATCGCAGTCCTTTTCGTAGCAACAGTGATTAATGCGCAATCAGCAAAACAAATAGAAGTGAACCCTTCTTTAGGAACATTAAAACAAATCAACGCCGGTTTATTAAATGTAGGTTATACTGAAGCCGGACCTTCAAACGGAAAACCAGTAATTCTGCTTCACGGTTGGCCTTATGACATTAATAGCTATAATGAAGTGGTTCCGATTTTAGTTTCAAAAGGCTACAGAGTAATCACACCTTATTTAAGAGGATCCGGAACTACAACTTTTCTATCAAAA contains:
- a CDS encoding organic hydroperoxide resistance protein, coding for METNNSKVLYTAVTHTTGGRTGESRSSDGKLDIKLSTPGSTGPGTNPEQLFAAGWSACFIGAMGKAAANLQVGLPAGHYVSTEVDLVSGDDGYSLQARLNISLPGLDPEIAKSIIEGASQTCPYSKAIKGNIKTEYNLI